One Tamlana carrageenivorans genomic region harbors:
- a CDS encoding M64 family metallopeptidase codes for MKKQLILVISILFSLGRITAQTFPIEVIKNSGDDDKRINIVVLSEGYQAGELDKFIADAKTFTNRIFNTSPFKEYSNYFNVYALKIPSNESGADHPGTATDISEPLHPVKYVDTYFNATFDSFGKHYLLYYEIDGASANDTETKIINVLADNFPNYDQGLILVNTPHYGGSGGDFPVSYSGYWGAAVSMHEMGHSLFKLFDEYYPGDDLAAEGINMTQETDPTKIRWKNWYNANQAGIHQHYYKGTPTDWYKPNSGTCIMESVDKPFCHVCKEGIVEKIHELTSPINAYTPNESTVEVENFPLEFSLDLTKPNPNTLQSTWTLNLNNIANNVDAISISEADLLKGINTLTTVITDDTSLLKVDNHETIHAYTVTWTINYETLGLTDIESDTQKFSLSFYPNPVSDYLNITFENSNQQPLKLDLVSLDGKRIKSIYLSDLTDQKIDLSFLNAGFYLARFYSGTVLISSKRLIKQ; via the coding sequence ATGAAAAAACAACTTATCCTTGTCATTTCTATTTTGTTTTCCTTAGGTCGCATTACCGCACAAACTTTTCCTATTGAAGTGATTAAAAATTCAGGTGATGATGACAAGAGGATCAATATCGTGGTTTTAAGTGAAGGATATCAAGCGGGCGAATTGGATAAATTTATTGCTGACGCTAAAACCTTTACGAATAGAATATTCAACACGAGTCCCTTTAAAGAATACAGCAACTATTTTAATGTTTATGCTTTAAAAATACCATCTAATGAAAGTGGTGCCGATCACCCAGGAACAGCTACCGATATTTCCGAACCTTTACACCCCGTAAAATATGTCGACACTTATTTTAATGCGACTTTCGATTCTTTTGGCAAGCATTACCTGCTCTATTATGAAATAGATGGCGCTTCTGCAAACGACACCGAAACTAAAATTATCAATGTCCTAGCCGATAATTTCCCAAATTACGATCAGGGTTTAATTCTTGTAAACACACCTCATTATGGAGGCAGTGGAGGTGATTTTCCCGTTAGCTACTCAGGCTACTGGGGCGCCGCCGTATCCATGCATGAAATGGGACATTCCCTTTTTAAGCTTTTTGATGAGTATTATCCCGGCGATGATTTGGCTGCTGAAGGCATTAATATGACCCAAGAGACCGACCCCACCAAAATACGTTGGAAAAACTGGTACAACGCTAACCAAGCTGGAATACACCAACACTATTACAAAGGCACTCCTACAGATTGGTATAAGCCTAATAGCGGGACTTGTATTATGGAAAGCGTAGACAAACCATTTTGCCATGTGTGTAAGGAAGGTATTGTTGAAAAAATTCATGAACTCACCAGTCCGATTAACGCCTATACACCAAATGAATCTACGGTAGAAGTCGAAAATTTTCCTTTAGAATTTAGTTTAGATTTGACCAAACCTAATCCGAATACCCTACAAAGCACTTGGACTTTAAACCTCAACAACATAGCCAATAACGTGGATGCCATTTCCATTTCTGAAGCCGACTTACTAAAAGGTATAAACACGCTAACAACAGTTATTACCGATGACACCAGCTTACTAAAAGTTGATAACCATGAAACAATACATGCTTACACAGTAACATGGACCATCAATTACGAGACTCTAGGTTTAACCGATATTGAAAGTGATACCCAAAAGTTTAGCCTCTCATTTTATCCAAATCCTGTTAGTGATTATTTGAATATCACCTTTGAAAACAGTAATCAACAGCCCTTAAAACTAGACCTTGTTAGTTTGGATGGTAAACGAATTAAAAGCATATATTTATCCGATTTAACAGATCAAAAAATAGATTTAAGCTTCTTAAATGCTGGCTTTTATTTAGCACGGTTCTACTCTGGTACTGTTTTAATTTCAAGCAAACGACTAATTAAACAATAG
- a CDS encoding IS4 family transposase, whose product MTNITLFSQIISKLDRSSFSKLVKAKGTDKHQKGFNSWTHLVSMLFCQFAKSQSVRDISNGLRSATGNLNHLGIQKAPSKSTISYQNKHRDWTLYRDYYYVLLKSFGQHPHLKRVKFKIKSKIFLLDSTTISLCLSLFDWAKYKTHKGAVKMHTLLDYDGNLPHYVNISDGKTADNKGAYDIPLISRSVIVADRFYNDFSLLNVWDSNQVFFVIRHKENIQFKSIKEKELPENRHHHVLKDEIIELTGAKSKTKYPKKLRRIAVWDDKNNQEIELITNQMSWTANTISQLYKARWDIEIFFRDIKQQLHIKSFIGTSENAVMIQIWTALITILILKALKANPKYNWYLSNLVAFIRLNLFVKVDLQKWIDSPFNEQPPPKQNYTQGVLF is encoded by the coding sequence ATGACAAATATAACATTGTTCTCTCAGATAATCTCCAAATTAGACCGTTCTAGTTTTTCTAAACTTGTAAAAGCCAAGGGAACAGATAAACATCAAAAAGGATTTAATAGTTGGACACATTTAGTCTCCATGTTGTTTTGTCAATTTGCAAAAAGTCAATCCGTCCGAGATATAAGTAATGGACTTCGCTCTGCCACAGGAAACCTTAATCATTTAGGCATACAGAAAGCACCTTCTAAATCAACGATAAGCTATCAAAACAAACATCGAGACTGGACGCTTTATCGAGATTACTACTATGTTCTTTTAAAAAGTTTTGGACAGCACCCTCACTTAAAACGTGTTAAATTCAAAATTAAATCCAAGATATTTCTATTAGATTCTACAACGATAAGTCTATGTTTAAGTCTCTTTGATTGGGCAAAATACAAAACCCACAAAGGAGCTGTAAAAATGCACACCTTGCTTGATTATGATGGTAATTTACCGCACTATGTAAATATTAGCGATGGTAAAACAGCAGATAATAAAGGAGCTTACGATATTCCTTTGATTAGCCGTTCGGTTATTGTCGCAGATCGATTTTATAATGATTTTTCGTTACTTAACGTTTGGGACAGCAACCAAGTGTTTTTTGTAATTAGGCACAAAGAAAACATCCAATTTAAGAGTATTAAAGAAAAAGAATTGCCAGAAAATAGACATCATCATGTTTTAAAAGATGAAATCATTGAGCTAACAGGGGCTAAATCAAAAACAAAATACCCAAAGAAGCTACGTAGAATAGCTGTATGGGACGATAAAAATAACCAGGAAATAGAACTTATTACCAACCAAATGTCTTGGACAGCAAACACAATTAGCCAACTCTACAAAGCTAGATGGGATATTGAGATATTCTTTAGAGACATCAAACAACAGCTACATATTAAATCGTTTATAGGAACTTCTGAAAATGCCGTAATGATACAAATATGGACGGCTCTTATTACTATACTCATCCTAAAAGCCTTAAAAGCAAATCCAAAATATAATTGGTACTTGTCCAATTTAGTAGCTTTTATAAGACTTAACCTTTTTGTCAAAGTGGATTTGCAAAAATGGATTGACAGCCCTTTTAACGAGCAGCCTCCCCCCAAACAAAATTATACACAAGGGGTTCTTTTTTGA
- a CDS encoding TlpA family protein disulfide reductase — protein MKKTLLLLTLSLSFYISHAQHKQLWAKSVINQKAPKLVVERWISESPEVKNKFLLIDFWATWCMPCRKVIPELNRFQEQFKKDLVVIGLSDEPIEKVKNNPAINIEYHSAVDTKRRMYNKLEIQGIPHCIIVNPEGIVVWEGWPSLPGHELTEEVISNLIAQHNPG, from the coding sequence ATGAAAAAAACACTACTACTATTAACTCTAAGTTTAAGCTTTTATATATCTCATGCACAACACAAACAACTTTGGGCAAAATCTGTAATCAACCAAAAGGCTCCAAAACTAGTGGTTGAACGATGGATTTCGGAATCTCCTGAGGTGAAGAACAAATTTCTGTTGATTGATTTTTGGGCGACGTGGTGTATGCCTTGCAGAAAAGTCATTCCCGAACTAAACCGTTTTCAAGAGCAATTTAAAAAGGACTTGGTGGTTATTGGTTTAAGTGATGAGCCGATTGAAAAAGTTAAAAACAATCCCGCCATTAACATCGAATATCACAGTGCTGTAGATACCAAACGACGCATGTATAACAAACTTGAAATTCAAGGTATACCACATTGTATTATAGTAAACCCAGAAGGCATTGTAGTTTGGGAAGGCTGGCCAAGCTTACCAGGCCATGAATTAACCGAGGAGGTCATTTCCAATTTAATTGCCCAACACAATCCAGGGTAA
- a CDS encoding DUF4136 domain-containing protein, with protein sequence MRWLSIILLAFFLVACAPIKVQYDYDKNVDFSTYKTYQYFADMDTGLSTFDTKRLLDAIDLKIQTLGFKISETPDFYIDIKSKAFQTNQHSSVGVGLGGGGGHVGGGLSVGIPIGSSQTNAELTIHFVDHGKNQLFWQAISTFSFNANQTPDQKEAQFKTLVEKVLAEYPPKGL encoded by the coding sequence ATGCGATGGCTTTCAATCATTTTATTGGCGTTCTTTTTAGTAGCATGCGCTCCCATAAAAGTGCAATACGATTACGATAAAAATGTCGATTTTTCAACCTATAAAACCTATCAGTATTTTGCCGATATGGATACCGGTTTAAGTACTTTCGATACTAAGCGATTATTAGACGCTATCGATTTAAAAATACAAACATTAGGGTTTAAAATTTCTGAAACCCCAGATTTCTATATCGATATTAAATCGAAAGCCTTTCAGACGAATCAACATAGTAGTGTTGGCGTCGGACTAGGAGGCGGTGGAGGTCATGTTGGTGGCGGACTCTCAGTTGGCATTCCCATAGGATCTTCTCAAACCAATGCCGAGCTTACTATCCATTTTGTAGATCATGGTAAAAACCAACTCTTCTGGCAAGCTATAAGCACCTTTAGTTTCAATGCCAATCAAACCCCAGATCAAAAGGAAGCTCAATTTAAGACTCTCGTTGAAAAAGTTCTAGCTGAATATCCACCCAAAGGATTATAG
- a CDS encoding alpha-2-macroglobulin family protein yields MRHTLLLIIIILFSHLSKAQNPYTDLWAKVEAFEVQGLPQSALKTLRSIEKKAKKSDNHEQLIKVLLYESKFNLILEEEAQVKIINAFKSEITKSETPTKNILENILAHLYWQYYTQHKHQIYKRSKTSEKVNHEDFRTWDLQTLFNEIHVHYQNALRHADLLKQESLNDYHALIIKKSNSSTYRPTLYDFLSHNALEFYKTDETHITKPSYKFELNDQAYLADAKTFSEIKIASKDSTSLQYNALKIYQSLIKFHLEQHNFQALSDVDIERINFVYNHATFNNKEALKLKALQQASNTITDQESTALYRFEVASILFEESKQYKPQSNEKNRWKAKEALDICNTIITGFPESRAAKKCVVLKSQIETLQLDILSEKVIPIQKPSRLLVTYKNLDRLQFNIYKFTQAQSKTFNDLYRKDQQVHFLKDLEPTETWISKLRNEQDFQTHTTEIIIPKLNNGSYLVVATVKKDEDTFAFNRIQVTDMAVLETESQAYKTIQITNRNHGAPIVNAQVEASYYPNNSRNLETKLYKTDHLGEFKIKKGDNWQRNIKLKVTKDQDTAYFGDYYLNKLYTQQDQENTTYKSFIFTDRSIYRPGQTVYFKAIAMQVNGGKSQVLENTPIRATLYNVNREEVGKLMLTTNDLGSVSGEFILPNNGLTGRYSIRIDEKDGKLPLTSTAFFSVEAYKRPKFETTFEPITETFRVNDSITVKGQALAFSGSQISDAKVVYRVQRKVEYPRFYFYQPIQNSYSSQEITYGESTTDASGHFNIIFKAHPDQSTAPKSLPIFSYEITADVTDINGETHSQTTTVKAGYHALTATMRLANELDKTKANHHIDLVTENLNGSFVPTTGSIKIYKLKAPNTVLRTRPWPAPDYQDIPEGTFRNLFPYESYNEDNDPNQWKKGALVFEKPFDTNDATSLELGQINHWESGQYLITLETKDKFGQVVTDEVKTTLYSDTDKTLADNQLFSITTNKNTYNVNDAALITVASSAKNVSVTLSIEKDKKIIKSEIIKLNNNKKTISIPITKDDVDGFVVHYSFAVFNSFISGTNNISVPYPSTTLNIETVTFRDKIQPGSNETWQFKIKGPQGEKVSTELLASMYDASLDLFKTHTWDFNPINQPTYYSRIYTRGNNSFGTQNFEVYNPNYLTKYPIQEYDKFNWYGFDMHDDKAHARYLNQLRSKHESKYSSSVKKGFVSGTVYDESGAPIPAVNVIIKGTSRGTMTNFDGNFSLKANKGDILEISYIGFDTQDIEIKGKNFFHTYLTSNNDHLDEVVVLGYAPASPPVTEVNSASKITSVDDEADVSNVTGAVISIRGQSSFSNSNKPLYVVDGKIVKDITNLAPEDIISVNIIKANEATAIYGSQASNGVVVVKTKQGLKNIQKVDIRKNLKETAFFFPQLKTDKSGNFSFSFSTPEALTQWKLQLLAHTKNMESATKTLTTVTQKELMVTPNAPRFLREGDQITISSKISNLTVKSITGEAILMLSDALTGADINVNLGNAINSKAFTTKAHGNTEVSWRLNIPKNIQAIDYKVIAKSATFSDGEQNTLPVLSNRILVTETLPMWIKSDTKTFSLDKLKNHAASSSSLKNHKLTLEVTSNPAWYAIQSLPYLMEYPYQCNEQTFSRYYANTLGHFMLQANPKIKAVFEQWKNQDVLISNLEKNDDLKSILLQETPWLLDARSETEQKKRMALLFDLNKMISESQSDLQKLSKNQLESGAWAWFEGGRENRFITQHIISGFAHLKHLNVTSEDPTEMLEKALKYLDSEFIKTYENLKLNNPKVNLEDDHLNPIQLHYLYLRSYFPEIKASDKVEATQAYYLSQIEKHWLNQPLYQKGLMALITFRNNQVKTAQKIMASLEENSITSDEMGMYWKENKSSWHWSQAPIETQALLIEAFLEITKDTNTIDNLKIWLLKNKQTNQWKTTKATTDAVYALLLQGNDWLAVTDMVDVKIGNKTIDPTKLDDITVEAGTGYFKTSWQASEITPDMGQVTLTKKGEGIAWAGLYWQYFEDLDHITSAETSLQLNKKLFLKKNTDFGEEITEITTNTKLKVGDLVRVRIELKSDRNLEFLHMKGMRASGLEPVNVISKYKTQDGLGYYESTQDASTNFFIDYLPKGVYVFEYDLRVNNTGDMSNGITTIQSMYAPEFSSHSDGLRIKIE; encoded by the coding sequence ATGAGGCATACGCTATTATTAATCATAATTATTCTCTTTTCCCACCTCTCTAAAGCTCAAAACCCCTACACCGATTTATGGGCAAAAGTTGAAGCTTTCGAGGTACAAGGCCTACCACAATCGGCTTTAAAAACGTTACGAAGCATTGAAAAAAAGGCTAAAAAGTCTGATAATCACGAACAACTAATTAAAGTTTTGCTCTACGAAAGCAAATTCAACCTGATTTTAGAGGAAGAGGCTCAAGTTAAAATTATTAATGCTTTTAAATCTGAAATTACCAAAAGTGAAACTCCGACTAAAAATATTCTCGAAAATATTCTAGCCCATTTATACTGGCAATATTACACCCAGCATAAACATCAAATTTATAAACGAAGTAAAACCTCTGAAAAAGTAAATCACGAAGATTTTAGAACTTGGGATTTACAAACCCTTTTTAATGAAATTCATGTGCATTATCAAAACGCTTTACGACATGCAGATTTACTAAAGCAGGAATCCTTAAATGATTATCATGCACTCATTATTAAGAAGAGTAATTCTAGTACCTACAGGCCTACTCTATATGACTTTTTGAGCCATAATGCCTTAGAGTTTTATAAAACAGATGAAACTCATATTACCAAACCGTCCTACAAATTTGAACTGAACGACCAAGCATATTTAGCAGATGCCAAAACGTTTTCTGAAATAAAAATCGCCTCTAAAGATTCTACGTCGTTACAATATAATGCTTTAAAAATATACCAATCGCTTATAAAATTTCATCTTGAACAACACAATTTTCAAGCCCTGAGTGATGTAGACATTGAACGCATTAATTTTGTTTACAACCATGCTACTTTTAACAACAAAGAAGCTTTAAAATTAAAAGCACTACAGCAAGCGAGTAATACCATTACCGACCAAGAAAGTACAGCACTTTATCGTTTTGAAGTCGCCTCCATTTTATTTGAAGAAAGTAAGCAATATAAGCCACAATCTAACGAAAAAAACAGATGGAAAGCCAAAGAAGCTTTAGATATTTGCAACACCATTATCACGGGGTTTCCAGAAAGTAGAGCTGCAAAAAAATGTGTGGTTTTAAAATCGCAAATTGAAACCTTACAACTTGATATTCTTTCTGAAAAAGTAATACCTATTCAAAAACCTTCACGATTACTTGTTACGTACAAAAATCTAGATCGTTTACAATTTAATATTTACAAGTTCACCCAGGCGCAAAGCAAAACTTTTAATGATTTATACCGAAAAGACCAGCAAGTCCATTTTTTAAAAGATTTAGAACCCACTGAAACTTGGATTAGTAAGCTTAGAAACGAACAAGATTTCCAAACCCATACTACGGAAATCATTATTCCTAAGCTAAACAACGGCAGTTATTTAGTGGTTGCCACAGTGAAGAAAGACGAAGACACCTTTGCTTTTAATCGCATTCAAGTAACCGATATGGCGGTACTAGAAACTGAAAGTCAAGCGTATAAAACCATCCAAATTACAAACCGAAATCATGGTGCTCCTATTGTAAATGCGCAAGTAGAAGCATCGTATTACCCGAACAATTCAAGAAACCTTGAAACAAAGTTGTATAAAACGGATCACTTAGGGGAATTTAAAATTAAAAAAGGCGACAACTGGCAAAGAAACATCAAACTAAAAGTTACTAAAGACCAAGACACGGCCTATTTTGGTGACTACTACCTTAACAAACTATACACGCAACAAGACCAAGAAAATACCACTTATAAGTCCTTTATTTTTACCGATCGCAGTATTTACCGTCCCGGACAAACCGTTTACTTTAAGGCGATTGCGATGCAAGTGAATGGAGGAAAATCGCAAGTTTTAGAAAATACCCCAATTCGAGCTACCCTTTACAATGTAAATAGAGAAGAAGTGGGAAAATTGATGTTAACAACCAATGATTTAGGCTCGGTTTCGGGCGAGTTTATCCTACCAAATAACGGACTAACGGGAAGGTATTCTATTAGAATTGATGAGAAAGATGGTAAGTTGCCTCTCACTTCTACCGCATTTTTTTCTGTTGAAGCTTACAAGCGTCCTAAGTTTGAAACGACTTTTGAACCGATTACAGAAACCTTTAGAGTAAACGATTCTATAACGGTGAAGGGTCAAGCTTTGGCCTTTTCTGGAAGTCAGATTTCCGATGCCAAAGTGGTGTACCGCGTACAACGTAAAGTAGAATATCCGAGATTCTATTTTTATCAACCTATCCAAAACTCCTATTCGAGTCAAGAGATAACATATGGCGAGAGTACCACAGACGCTTCAGGACATTTCAACATTATATTTAAAGCCCATCCAGACCAAAGTACGGCCCCTAAAAGCTTACCAATTTTTAGTTATGAAATCACGGCCGATGTTACCGACATTAATGGTGAAACCCATAGCCAAACCACCACTGTAAAAGCTGGATATCATGCCTTAACAGCAACCATGCGGCTAGCCAATGAATTAGATAAAACTAAAGCAAACCACCATATCGATCTGGTTACCGAAAACCTAAACGGTAGTTTTGTACCAACAACAGGCAGCATAAAAATTTACAAACTGAAAGCGCCAAACACGGTATTGAGAACACGCCCATGGCCTGCGCCAGACTATCAAGACATCCCTGAAGGCACTTTTAGAAACTTGTTCCCTTATGAATCTTATAACGAAGACAACGACCCCAATCAATGGAAAAAAGGCGCTTTGGTTTTCGAAAAGCCTTTCGACACCAATGATGCTACTAGTTTAGAGTTAGGCCAAATAAACCATTGGGAATCCGGTCAATATTTGATTACACTAGAAACCAAAGATAAATTCGGGCAAGTTGTAACCGATGAAGTAAAAACAACCCTTTACAGCGACACCGACAAAACTTTAGCCGACAACCAATTATTTAGCATAACAACCAACAAAAACACTTACAACGTTAATGATGCGGCGCTTATCACGGTAGCTTCATCTGCTAAAAATGTTTCTGTAACCTTAAGTATCGAGAAAGATAAAAAGATTATTAAATCAGAAATTATAAAACTGAATAACAACAAGAAAACCATCAGTATTCCCATTACAAAAGATGATGTGGACGGTTTTGTTGTGCACTATAGTTTTGCTGTTTTTAATAGTTTCATATCGGGTACAAATAACATCTCGGTACCATACCCTAGTACCACATTAAATATTGAAACCGTAACATTTAGAGATAAAATTCAGCCCGGGTCTAATGAAACTTGGCAGTTTAAAATCAAAGGGCCACAGGGTGAAAAAGTAAGCACCGAATTATTAGCCAGCATGTACGATGCCTCTTTAGATCTTTTCAAAACACATACTTGGGATTTCAACCCCATTAATCAGCCTACCTATTACTCACGAATTTACACAAGAGGCAATAACAGTTTTGGCACCCAAAATTTTGAGGTGTATAACCCCAATTACCTCACAAAATATCCCATACAAGAATATGATAAATTCAACTGGTATGGCTTTGACATGCATGATGATAAAGCTCACGCACGTTACCTAAACCAGTTACGCTCTAAGCATGAATCTAAATACAGTAGCTCGGTAAAAAAAGGTTTTGTTTCTGGCACCGTGTACGACGAATCTGGGGCGCCTATTCCAGCTGTAAACGTAATCATTAAAGGAACCAGCAGGGGAACAATGACCAATTTTGATGGCAACTTCTCATTAAAGGCCAATAAAGGGGATATTTTAGAAATTAGCTATATTGGGTTTGACACTCAGGACATTGAAATAAAAGGCAAAAACTTTTTTCATACCTATTTAACCTCTAACAATGATCATTTGGATGAAGTGGTTGTTCTAGGATATGCTCCGGCATCACCACCAGTAACCGAAGTAAATTCAGCTAGTAAAATAACCAGTGTAGATGACGAAGCAGATGTTTCAAATGTCACAGGTGCTGTTATATCTATTAGAGGCCAAAGCAGCTTTTCTAATAGCAATAAACCACTTTATGTTGTAGATGGTAAAATTGTAAAAGATATTACCAACCTTGCACCGGAAGATATTATATCCGTAAATATTATAAAAGCTAATGAAGCTACCGCCATTTATGGTAGTCAGGCTTCAAATGGTGTGGTGGTAGTTAAAACTAAGCAAGGTTTGAAAAACATTCAGAAAGTGGATATTAGGAAAAACTTGAAGGAAACCGCTTTTTTCTTTCCGCAGTTAAAAACCGACAAATCCGGAAACTTCAGTTTTAGCTTTTCTACACCTGAAGCTTTAACCCAGTGGAAACTGCAATTGTTAGCCCATACAAAAAATATGGAGAGTGCAACAAAAACCTTAACTACGGTGACACAAAAAGAATTAATGGTTACTCCAAATGCACCTCGTTTTTTACGTGAAGGCGACCAAATTACCATCAGTTCTAAAATTTCAAACCTTACCGTTAAATCAATTACAGGCGAAGCTATTTTAATGCTTAGTGATGCGCTTACAGGAGCAGATATTAATGTAAACCTCGGAAATGCCATAAACAGCAAAGCTTTTACTACCAAAGCGCATGGCAATACCGAAGTCTCTTGGCGCTTAAATATCCCTAAAAACATTCAAGCTATAGATTACAAAGTAATTGCTAAATCGGCAACGTTTAGCGATGGCGAACAAAACACGCTTCCCGTACTTTCTAACCGCATTTTGGTTACAGAAACCTTGCCTATGTGGATTAAAAGCGATACCAAAACCTTCAGTTTAGACAAGCTAAAAAATCATGCGGCAAGCTCTAGCTCCTTGAAAAATCACAAATTAACTTTAGAAGTTACTTCAAACCCTGCCTGGTATGCGATTCAATCCCTACCCTATTTAATGGAATATCCTTACCAGTGTAACGAACAAACGTTTAGCCGATACTACGCCAATACTTTGGGGCATTTTATGTTGCAGGCGAATCCGAAAATTAAAGCTGTTTTTGAACAATGGAAAAATCAAGATGTTTTAATTTCAAACCTAGAAAAGAATGATGATTTAAAATCCATTCTCCTTCAGGAAACGCCTTGGTTACTGGACGCACGGAGTGAAACTGAACAAAAAAAACGTATGGCCCTATTATTTGATTTGAATAAAATGATTTCTGAAAGCCAATCGGACCTTCAAAAGTTATCAAAAAATCAATTAGAATCTGGCGCTTGGGCCTGGTTTGAGGGCGGTCGTGAAAACCGTTTCATCACCCAACATATCATTTCGGGCTTCGCACATCTAAAGCACTTAAATGTGACTTCTGAAGACCCTACGGAAATGCTTGAAAAAGCCCTTAAATATTTAGATTCAGAGTTTATAAAGACTTACGAAAACCTAAAACTAAACAACCCTAAAGTTAATTTAGAAGACGATCATTTAAATCCGATTCAACTCCATTATTTATACCTACGAAGCTACTTCCCTGAAATTAAAGCATCGGATAAAGTTGAAGCGACCCAAGCATATTACTTATCCCAAATTGAAAAGCACTGGCTAAATCAACCTTTATACCAAAAGGGTTTAATGGCCTTAATTACTTTCAGAAATAACCAGGTAAAAACGGCCCAAAAGATTATGGCTTCGCTTGAAGAAAACAGTATCACTTCCGATGAAATGGGCATGTATTGGAAAGAAAACAAAAGTTCTTGGCATTGGAGTCAAGCCCCCATTGAAACGCAGGCCCTTTTAATAGAAGCCTTTTTAGAAATTACAAAGGACACCAACACCATTGATAATTTAAAAATCTGGTTACTTAAAAACAAGCAAACCAACCAATGGAAGACCACAAAAGCCACGACCGATGCCGTTTACGCCTTACTACTTCAAGGCAACGATTGGCTAGCGGTTACCGATATGGTTGATGTGAAAATTGGCAATAAAACTATCGACCCGACTAAATTAGACGATATTACAGTTGAAGCAGGAACCGGCTATTTTAAAACCTCTTGGCAGGCCTCAGAAATCACACCTGACATGGGACAAGTGACGCTCACTAAAAAGGGTGAAGGTATTGCTTGGGCAGGATTGTATTGGCAGTATTTTGAAGATTTAGACCATATCACATCAGCAGAAACCTCGCTGCAATTAAACAAAAAACTATTCCTTAAAAAGAATACCGATTTTGGAGAAGAAATCACAGAAATCACGACGAACACCAAACTCAAGGTAGGTGATTTAGTGCGCGTTCGCATTGAATTAAAAAGTGACAGAAACCTAGAATTCCTTCATATGAAAGGCATGCGCGCTTCTGGTTTAGAGCCTGTGAATGTGATTTCCAAATACAAAACACAAGATGGGTTAGGCTATTATGAAAGCACTCAAGATGCCAGCACCAACTTCTTTATAGACTATTTACCAAAAGGGGTGTATGTTTTTGAATATGACTTACGTGTTAACAACACCGGCGACATGAGTAATGGCATCACAACCATACAAAGTATGTATGCTCCAGAATTTAGCAGTCATAGTGATGGATTAAGAATTAAAATCGAATAA
- a CDS encoding SDR family oxidoreductase: MNELKDKVALITGGTKGIGLGIAQALLSQGIHVAITSRSAKAAEETAKQLNSSATKARAIGVKADVRDFESQQNAVRLVLSEFKQLDFVIANAGLGHFASIEELTLEQWQDTIDTNLTGAFYTIKASVEALKKSKGYYISISSLAGANFFAKGAAYNASKFGLTGFTQAVMLDLRQHGVKVSTIMPGSVSTHFNGNEPDSSDDWKIQIEDIGELVVDLLKMNPRALPSKVEVRPTMPPSK; this comes from the coding sequence ATGAACGAATTAAAAGATAAAGTGGCCTTAATTACAGGAGGTACAAAAGGAATAGGTTTAGGTATTGCTCAAGCGTTGTTAAGCCAAGGGATTCATGTGGCTATAACCAGTAGAAGTGCTAAAGCTGCTGAAGAAACTGCCAAGCAATTAAATTCTAGCGCCACCAAGGCTAGGGCTATAGGTGTTAAAGCCGATGTTCGCGATTTTGAAAGTCAGCAAAATGCGGTGCGTTTAGTATTAAGTGAATTTAAACAATTGGATTTTGTAATTGCGAACGCTGGTTTAGGGCATTTTGCAAGTATCGAGGAATTAACTTTAGAACAGTGGCAGGACACCATTGATACCAATTTAACAGGTGCTTTTTATACCATAAAAGCCAGCGTTGAGGCCTTGAAAAAATCTAAAGGCTATTATATTTCAATTTCTAGTTTAGCTGGAGCGAACTTTTTTGCCAAAGGCGCGGCTTACAATGCTAGTAAGTTTGGCTTAACCGGCTTTACACAAGCTGTCATGTTAGATTTAAGACAACACGGTGTGAAAGTGAGTACCATTATGCCAGGATCGGTTTCTACGCATTTCAATGGTAATGAGCCCGATTCTAGCGACGATTGGAAAATTCAAATTGAAGATATTGGTGAGTTGGTTGTCGATTTGCTAAAAATGAATCCGCGTGCCTTACCTAGTAAAGTTGAAGTGCGCCCTACGATGCCGCCATCAAAATAA